TTTAGACGTTATTTCAAAGCTAGAAACGGGCGAATCGCCAATTAACTACCAAAAATTCGATTTTGTACAATTGGCGAAAGAGGTAATGGAAAACCTCGAAGACCGCGCCGAAGCAAAAAACATTAAACTCTTTTTTAAAGATAAATATACTGCCATTACATTGGTTTCTGCAGATCGGGAGAAGATTAGGCAGGTGTTAATTAATTTGCTGGTAAACAGCATTAAATATGGCATTGATGGCGGCGAAACAGCCATTAAGATTTTTGAACTGCACGATCAGGTTTTGATTGAGGTTACCGATAACGGCATCGGGATAGAAGAAAAACATTTGTTACGCTTGTTTGAGCGTTTTTATCGCATCGATACTCATCGGGCAAGAGAAGTTGGAGGCACAGGTTTAGGCCTAGCCATTGTAAAACACATTTTAGAGGCACACCAACAAACCATTTCGGTAAGAAGTACACCAGGCATAGGCACTACCTTTGCTTTTACGCTACAAAAAGGTGGGTAATCTGCATCTTTTACCTGATACAAAAGCTCATCATTCCCTTACAAACAAGGCACAAGTTGCAAAATGCAGACAAATTACGGTGTTAATGAACAATTAACTTCTTGAGTCATTCATTATCAGCGATCTAAAACTATAGAAATAAGCTACACCTAAGTAAATAAGCTGCTAATTAGTTAATATAATTAATAAATTAACATTAACTTAACATTGGGCTTGTAGCTTTGCAACATATTAAAAATTAACATGAACAATATTTTTAAGTTCTTTACACCTCAAGACAAAAAGTTTCATCCGCTTTTCGAACAAGCAGGTAGCAATGCATTAAAAATTGCAGAAACCCTTTTAGAAATGGTTAGCACGGGTGATGCTGAAAGCAGAAAAACAATTTTTAAAGAAATTGAGCGCCTGGAGCATGTGGGTGATGATATTACCCATTCAATTTTTCTTGAACTGAGTAGGAACTTTATTACGCCATTTGATAGAGAAGACATTCATGCATTGGCTACTGCCGTTGATGATGTTGCCGATTATATTTATGGTACTGCAAACCGGATGCAGATGTATAACATGAATACCATTAACGAGCCGATTGTTAAAATTGCCGAGCTTTTGGTAGAAATGTGTACTGATATTGATAAAGCAATTAAAGAATTACGCAGTTTTAAAAACATCCGTGTAATTGCCGATGCTTGTATCCGTATTAACAGTGGCGAAAATCAGGCTGATTATGTATTTACATTAGCGGTAGCCCGTTTATTCGAATACGAAACTAATGCGATTGAATTAATTAAACAAAAAGAGGTTTTACAAACGATAGAAAAAGCGACAGATAAGTGTGAGGATGTGGCGAATGTGCTTGAAACTATCTTGGTTAAAAACGCTTAATAAATAACAAACATGGTAACTACCTTATTGGTTGTTGTTGTAATTCTGGCTATTGCTTTCGAT
The nucleotide sequence above comes from Pedobacter riviphilus. Encoded proteins:
- a CDS encoding DUF47 domain-containing protein translates to MNNIFKFFTPQDKKFHPLFEQAGSNALKIAETLLEMVSTGDAESRKTIFKEIERLEHVGDDITHSIFLELSRNFITPFDREDIHALATAVDDVADYIYGTANRMQMYNMNTINEPIVKIAELLVEMCTDIDKAIKELRSFKNIRVIADACIRINSGENQADYVFTLAVARLFEYETNAIELIKQKEVLQTIEKATDKCEDVANVLETILVKNA